One Synechococcus sp. CC9605 genomic window carries:
- a CDS encoding DUF3764 family protein, whose amino-acid sequence MTETTVLDFKLSNTFGEYRAYLNAPEQQAMFAEMGVKTFFIGVCKDDPQRPTVMFQGPEDVLYNIFMNPETKPIVEASGHVYEGTVITRWLA is encoded by the coding sequence ATGACCGAGACAACTGTTTTGGACTTCAAGCTCAGCAACACGTTTGGGGAATATCGCGCATATTTGAATGCTCCTGAGCAGCAAGCGATGTTTGCCGAGATGGGAGTCAAGACCTTCTTTATTGGCGTCTGCAAGGACGACCCTCAAAGACCGACAGTGATGTTTCAAGGACCCGAGGACGTCCTCTACAACATCTTCATGAACCCAGAGACCAAGCCAATTGTTGAAGCTTCTGGTCATGTCTATGAAGGCACCGTGATCACCCGTTGGCTTGCGTGA
- a CDS encoding DUF3303 domain-containing protein, whose amino-acid sequence MQLYNVTWQFPEIEGQKAAYAKLVEYMASGAEGDHIEGFELISRTHCPQTGSGVVICKAESSMVLFKHFAPWRAMFGVEFDMQPAFTDEEACACHKELFEMMGA is encoded by the coding sequence ATGCAGCTCTACAACGTCACTTGGCAGTTCCCTGAGATCGAAGGGCAAAAGGCTGCTTACGCCAAGTTGGTTGAGTACATGGCTAGCGGCGCTGAAGGTGATCACATTGAAGGCTTTGAGTTGATCAGTCGCACGCACTGCCCTCAAACCGGCAGTGGCGTCGTGATCTGCAAAGCGGAAAGCAGCATGGTTCTGTTCAAGCACTTCGCTCCCTGGCGCGCGATGTTCGGCGTTGAATTCGATATGCAGCCTGCTTTCACCGATGAGGAAGCCTGTGCATGCCACAAGGAGTTGTTCGAGATGATGGGGGCCTGA
- a CDS encoding DUF3104 domain-containing protein, with protein sequence MSAGHSSGVATPKTDPVFLHVRAGMTVIVKDGKDWRMADVIWVDGGARNPKVPTLFQVADVDTGVINWVNADLVTHIVPRV encoded by the coding sequence ATGTCGGCTGGCCATTCGAGCGGTGTCGCAACACCAAAGACGGACCCGGTGTTTCTCCACGTTCGTGCGGGGATGACCGTGATCGTGAAGGACGGCAAGGACTGGCGGATGGCTGATGTGATCTGGGTCGATGGCGGCGCCAGAAATCCGAAGGTGCCCACCCTGTTTCAGGTGGCTGATGTCGATACCGGCGTCATCAACTGGGTGAACGCTGACCTGGTGACTCACATCGTTCCAAGGGTCTGA
- a CDS encoding helix-turn-helix domain-containing protein: MDTAHQWVSESEAAELLAIKNSTIRTMRRDGRLPPGDHFIFATGTAGGPVTYNVTAIRQSMAERTKELVEAEAKRRAETQQQYLGPHRHGCRSPRNAA, translated from the coding sequence ATGGATACCGCCCATCAATGGGTGTCTGAGTCGGAAGCGGCAGAACTTCTGGCAATTAAAAACAGCACCATCCGCACGATGCGGCGTGACGGCAGGTTGCCCCCTGGCGATCACTTCATCTTTGCCACTGGCACCGCTGGTGGTCCCGTCACTTACAACGTCACCGCCATCAGGCAATCGATGGCTGAGCGCACCAAGGAATTGGTGGAGGCAGAAGCCAAGCGTCGTGCTGAGACGCAACAGCAATACCTGGGACCTCATCGGCACGGCTGCAGAAGTCCGAGAAATGCAGCGTGA
- a CDS encoding tyrosine-type recombinase/integrase encodes MAVLRHTEPWVKPFRDQVRASTAPDWWVLNNRGRMRLQVKGLGSVSLPYPWTVEGSTQALLRIQQIFKRWAGGQITLAAAAQNADTSSSHQKLNFSQLIEKYRAFVPNAGDTTWKTFYLPVLRNCAKAFDHRPPVDGEALAMQCLAQWEQGSRMRQTSRQKLYGFLNWAVQRGHLKPIYSPPAALPEVLKAKRIGYPLSDAQILQLLDNLPEGEVHDRWRFAIQLCSIYGLRPEELRHLVIKDGVSGAELWTTYQKSMGGTKGAKTEPRRLHPLLLRDSDGSAIDWNLQARLQVGEKLPPLNRDGDGGQALNQYLRRRAVWMAMRDDAKKQGEQLTPYSFRHRFAKGMHAANIPIANISEAMGHTIEVHLKSYARFKPNATADLVAAVNL; translated from the coding sequence TTGGCAGTCCTTCGCCATACCGAGCCCTGGGTCAAGCCTTTCCGCGATCAAGTGCGTGCCTCCACCGCACCCGACTGGTGGGTGCTGAATAACCGTGGGCGGATGCGCCTGCAGGTCAAAGGACTGGGCAGCGTTTCACTGCCTTACCCCTGGACCGTTGAGGGTTCCACGCAAGCCCTGCTCCGTATTCAGCAGATCTTCAAACGCTGGGCTGGTGGTCAGATCACCCTTGCCGCTGCTGCACAGAACGCAGACACCAGCAGCAGTCACCAGAAACTGAATTTCAGCCAGCTAATTGAGAAATATCGGGCGTTCGTTCCCAACGCTGGCGACACCACCTGGAAGACGTTTTATCTGCCAGTCCTGCGCAACTGCGCCAAGGCATTCGACCACCGACCACCAGTGGACGGTGAAGCGTTAGCGATGCAATGCCTCGCGCAATGGGAACAAGGCTCACGGATGCGCCAGACGAGCCGTCAGAAGCTCTATGGCTTCCTGAACTGGGCGGTGCAACGGGGACACCTCAAGCCCATTTACAGCCCCCCTGCAGCCCTTCCTGAGGTGCTGAAAGCCAAGCGCATCGGATACCCCCTCAGCGATGCACAAATCCTCCAGCTGCTGGACAACCTGCCTGAAGGTGAAGTGCATGACCGTTGGCGGTTTGCCATTCAGCTGTGCAGCATTTATGGGCTGCGCCCTGAGGAATTGCGCCACCTCGTCATCAAAGACGGCGTAAGCGGGGCAGAACTGTGGACCACCTACCAAAAATCAATGGGTGGCACCAAAGGCGCGAAGACTGAACCCCGCAGGCTGCACCCCCTGCTCCTGCGTGATTCCGATGGTTCCGCCATTGATTGGAACCTGCAGGCTCGACTCCAGGTCGGTGAGAAATTGCCGCCGTTGAACCGTGACGGTGATGGTGGTCAGGCGCTGAATCAATACCTGCGCCGCCGTGCCGTGTGGATGGCAATGCGGGACGACGCCAAGAAACAGGGCGAACAGCTCACCCCCTATTCATTCCGCCATCGCTTCGCCAAGGGGATGCACGCCGCCAATATCCCCATCGCCAACATCAGCGAGGCAATGGGGCACACCATCGAGGTTCACCTCAAGAGCTACGCACGGTTCAAGCCCAATGCGACGGCAGACCTTGTGGCAGCAGTCAACCTCTGA
- a CDS encoding glycosyltransferase family 92 protein, with amino-acid sequence MKPLFNVLAVFKNECRALPEWIDHYLSEGANRIVLVNNNSTDGWEDSCADYMNNKRVTFLEDNRKWSQVEIYDDVFFEIKQETHFLLVCDLDEFVYPQHTFTTIEEYLAFLKRINFEGCIKIPWKAFGSSGHKKHPKGGIIKNFIYRRKYKNSSHTLVKYICRNKDTLRLGCHVPVLDNGSFYDSRLRKSDNSPTLTVDEESLKCDILAMNHYQIQSEEFFRECKMTRGDALDQKSENIRDMSYFNKHDFRDIKDKRLKKLHRIRKPRGHTPREFNTIIRIINHVKKISDFRKNSNFFN; translated from the coding sequence GTGAAGCCACTTTTCAACGTACTCGCTGTTTTTAAAAATGAATGCAGGGCTCTACCTGAATGGATTGATCATTACCTAAGCGAAGGCGCAAACCGCATAGTTTTAGTTAACAATAACAGTACTGACGGCTGGGAAGATTCGTGCGCTGATTACATGAACAACAAGCGTGTGACTTTTCTTGAGGACAATAGGAAGTGGTCTCAGGTCGAAATATACGACGATGTCTTCTTTGAAATCAAACAAGAGACTCATTTTTTATTAGTATGCGACCTTGACGAATTTGTATATCCACAACACACCTTTACGACAATAGAAGAATACCTAGCTTTTCTCAAAAGGATTAATTTTGAAGGATGTATTAAAATCCCATGGAAAGCATTTGGTTCCTCCGGTCACAAAAAACATCCCAAGGGTGGGATCATAAAAAACTTTATTTACCGTCGCAAATACAAGAATTCTAGTCATACTCTCGTCAAATATATATGCAGGAATAAAGATACGTTGAGGCTTGGATGCCACGTTCCGGTCCTTGATAATGGAAGTTTTTATGATTCAAGACTTAGGAAGTCCGACAATAGTCCAACATTGACTGTTGACGAGGAATCATTGAAGTGCGACATTCTTGCAATGAACCACTATCAAATACAATCCGAGGAGTTTTTTAGAGAGTGCAAGATGACGAGGGGAGACGCATTAGACCAGAAAAGTGAAAATATTCGCGACATGAGCTACTTCAATAAGCATGATTTTCGCGACATTAAGGACAAAAGGCTCAAAAAACTGCATAGAATTAGAAAACCTAGAGGCCATACTCCTAGAGAATTTAATACAATCATACGTATAATAAATCACGTCAAAAAGATCTCAGATTTTCGGAAAAATAGCAATTTCTTCAATTGA
- a CDS encoding DUF1651 domain-containing protein — protein sequence MANKNRATNPPPEKPGGEGWLVSPEQQLLCQFKPDSATVHAQWVAVRTYRWVPPRPPVPQARRRMLRHNAIDAWDKMLKTGWRRCSPPVR from the coding sequence ATGGCAAACAAGAACCGCGCCACCAATCCCCCGCCCGAGAAACCGGGCGGTGAGGGTTGGCTGGTGAGTCCTGAACAGCAGTTGCTTTGTCAGTTCAAACCTGACTCAGCCACGGTCCATGCGCAGTGGGTTGCGGTGCGCACCTATCGCTGGGTTCCGCCTCGCCCGCCAGTGCCGCAAGCCCGCAGACGGATGCTTCGGCATAACGCCATCGATGCGTGGGACAAGATGCTGAAAACAGGCTGGCGGCGGTGCTCACCACCAGTCAGATAA